GTGGTCCGTACCAGAAGCTCCGATGGACTTACGGGATAGGCGTGTGGAGATCACCGGACCAGCGGGTGACCGAAAAATGGTCATTAACGCACTCAACTCTGGAGCGAAGGTCTTTATGGCCGATTTTGAAGATGCCAACTCTCCCACTTTTGCGAATTCATTAATGGGCCAATTGAACCTTCGCGATGCGATTCGAGGCGACATCACTTATGTGAGCCCAGAGGGAAAGCACTACGAACTCGCAAATGATAGAGCGACTTTGATTGTTCGCCCTCGAGGTTGGCACATGGTCGAAAAACATCTGTTGGTAGACGGTGAGCCTGTCCCAGCAAGCCTGTTTGACTTTGGTCTGTACTTCTTTCACAACGCCAAAGAGCTGCTCGAACGCGGCTCGGGCCCCTATTTCTATCTCCCAAAATTGGAGGGGCATCGCGAAGCACGTCTGTGGAACGACGTCTTCACGTTCGCAGAACATTACATGAGCCTCCCTGTCGGTACCGTCCGAGCTACCGTACTTATCGAAACCATACCCGCGGCTTTTGAAATGGATGAAATCTTATATGAACTGGGAACTCACGCAACAGGACTCAACTGCGGCCGCTGGGATTACATTTTCAGTTACATCAAGAAGCATCGGACACGACCGGATGCTGTACTCCCCGACAGAAGTCTGGTGACGATGACCACAGACATGATGAGAAATTACTCGAAACTCGCGATAAAGACTTGTCACCGCAGAGGTGCTCATGCCATCGGTGGGATGGCAGCACAGATCCCGATAAAAAACGATAGTGTCGCCAATCAGAGTGCGCTGAACAAGGTCCAACTCGACAAGGAAAGGGAGGCAACCGATGGGCACGATGGAACGTGGGTTGCTCATCCCGGTCTGGTTCCTGTCGCGATGGACGTATTTAACCGGTTGATGCCACGTCCAAATCAGCTTGACAAACAATTGCATGACTTTGAAGTCACGAATCTCGACCTTCTGACTCCACCACAGGGCCCCATCACAGAAACTGGGATACGTACAAATGTGAGGGTTGGCCTCGAGTACATCGAAGCTTGGCTTCGCGGATTTGGTGCGGTGCCCATCAACAACCTGATGGAGGACGCAGCAACAGCCGAAATCTCTCGGGCGCAGCTCTGGCAGTGGATTCGGCACCAATGCAAGGTGGCAGATTCTGACCGTCATATCACAGAGTCCTATGTCCGGGGCTTACTTGATGCGGAACTGCTGCAACTACGTGAAGAATTTGGAACGGATGAGCAAGGGCGTCGATTCGAGGCCGCAGCGACCCTACTCTGGGACCTTGTCACTGCGGACACGTTTGAAGATTTTCTGACAACGCAGGGTTACTCACTGCTCGGCTAACCCCGGCAGGAAACAGATAAATATCACACACCATTCGGGAGGGATTGTTCATGACGTACACCAACGAAAGATTGCAGAATCAAGGCATGCAAAGTGATGCATCACAAAATGGAGCACTGCAAACTGGAGCACTACCAACTGGAGGACTGCAAACGGGCGCACTGCAAAATGAACGGTTTCAGAATCAGGCCATGCAGATGCAAAAAGATTGGCAAGACAACCCGCGCTGGCAG
The Alicyclobacillus curvatus genome window above contains:
- the aceB gene encoding malate synthase A, which codes for MLHESCRNREHPTLRGGIEVQLTYEVLGGHSNVYLAPIENPLFREILTHEAVHFVVELSRAYDARRQHLLWARERRQDDLDKGAMLDFLQETESIRGAEWSVPEAPMDLRDRRVEITGPAGDRKMVINALNSGAKVFMADFEDANSPTFANSLMGQLNLRDAIRGDITYVSPEGKHYELANDRATLIVRPRGWHMVEKHLLVDGEPVPASLFDFGLYFFHNAKELLERGSGPYFYLPKLEGHREARLWNDVFTFAEHYMSLPVGTVRATVLIETIPAAFEMDEILYELGTHATGLNCGRWDYIFSYIKKHRTRPDAVLPDRSLVTMTTDMMRNYSKLAIKTCHRRGAHAIGGMAAQIPIKNDSVANQSALNKVQLDKEREATDGHDGTWVAHPGLVPVAMDVFNRLMPRPNQLDKQLHDFEVTNLDLLTPPQGPITETGIRTNVRVGLEYIEAWLRGFGAVPINNLMEDAATAEISRAQLWQWIRHQCKVADSDRHITESYVRGLLDAELLQLREEFGTDEQGRRFEAAATLLWDLVTADTFEDFLTTQGYSLLG